The Vidua macroura isolate BioBank_ID:100142 chromosome 4, ASM2450914v1, whole genome shotgun sequence genome window below encodes:
- the LOC128806475 gene encoding inositol 1,4,5-trisphosphate receptor-interacting protein-like 1 codes for MESGACQPRDVALVAVTSQRTGHSGSQHQAAPVLLPLSRAPCPCWPLFPHLSQAMAVAVAFLVAVLAVLPRLTHDPQADVATAQQMQQRKELLHEEMTRLWQEVEQMRSLEGALVHYVFKNWLFWATAAAMLAEVSWLAWQRKLASSSNDDNKGKQNLNRACSGARLLAESTPLPVQELPDPHRNLKQLVHDLLCISRGFSRRTFMPQIYPGRGMDGSHESWSIFENRIFYQLLVFLWPPPGHAFILEQDTLRQHPERCSDIRVVLECTCSMEPAMGYSSCFVHRWGKELLWDHKSLVLETLCTGFYLNVEQISIWVQNLLCAAWLRLPQWPRWRLTLLPCSRSCKFLVSSPSEEQSCTEMFFAVHEGRTGSFVVLE; via the coding sequence ATGGAGTCTGGGGCTTGTCAACCTCGTGATGTGGCCCTGGTGGCTGTGACATCGCAGAGAACAGGTCACAGTGGGAGCCAACACCAGgcagctcctgtcctgctgcccctgtctcgtgctccctgtccctgctggccccTTTTCCCCCACCTGTCACAGGCCATGGCCGTGGCAGTCGCGTTCCTGGTGGCCGTGCTGGCCGTGCTGCCCAGGCTGACACACGACCCGCAGGCTGACGTGGCCACAGCACAACAGATGCAGCAGCGCAAGGAGCTCCTTCATGAGGAGATGACACGGCTGTGGCAGGAGGTTGAGCAGATGAGATCCCTGGAAGGAGCTCTTGTCCATTATGTGTTTAAGAACTGGCTGTTTTGGgccactgcagcagccatgctggcGGAGGTCTCATGGCTGGCCTGGCAAAGGAAGCTTGCCTCCAGCAGCAATGATGATAACAAGGGGAAACAAAACCTCAACAGAGCATGCAGTGGTGCCAGGCTTTTGGCTGAGTCCACCCCGTTaccagtgcaggagctgcctgaCCCACACAGGAATCTGAAGCAGCTCGTGCATGACCTCCTGTGTATCAGCCGAGGGTTTTCCAGGAGGACTTTCATGCCACAGATTTACCCAGGCAGAGGAATGGATGGCAGCCATGAATCCTGGAGTATCTTCGAGAATAGAATCTTCTACCAGCTGCTCGTGTTCCTGTGGCCACCCCCTGGTCACGCTTTCATCCTGGAGCAGGACACTTTGAGGCAGCACCCAGAGAGGTGCTCTGACATCCGTGTGGTGCTGGAGTGCACGTGCTCCATGGAGCCTGCGATGGGATATTCCTCGTGTTTTGTCCATCGCTGGggcaaggagctgctgtgggatcaCAAATCACTGGTCCTAGAAACCCTCTGCACGGGCTTCTACCTAAACGTGGAGCAAATCTCCATCTGGGTGCAAAACTTGCTGTGTGCAGCCTGGCTGCGTTTGCCTCAGTGGCCGCGCTGGCGTCTGacgctgctgccctgctcccgcTCCTGCAAGTTCCTGGTGAGCAGTCCCTccgaggagcagagctgcactgaGATGTTCTTTGCAGTGCATGAAGGCAGAACAGGCAGCTTCGTAGTCCTGGAGTAG